In Triplophysa rosa linkage group LG2, Trosa_1v2, whole genome shotgun sequence, the genomic window aatgtttccatgtcttcttggtaatgaaatataaacaaaaaggcaTCCTTCGCCTCAGAGAATTGACCCCCCAAGAGGTTCTTGATGGCATTTTGTTGATCACCCCTGTTCATCTGCAAAAAGGCAGGCTCTGTCACCTCCCCACGGAATAAGTGTCTGTGATTCTGTACCCAGTACCACGCTGTATTTAGGTCTCGGACAATGGTTGGCTGCTGCACCTATTGAAGTAAATGAAGTTTATGCTTCATTCTAATTGGTTGACTAATTAAATGGCCTATAGTCATTTATTCCTTACATAGTAAAATGGCACAACAGTTATACTATTTATTCAGCAATCATGCAAATGCTTCATGTATAACCACTACTGTATAATCATTAACCTTATCAATGTCCTTGTCATCCACAACTCTTCTGCTGGGTGACAGTTTGGTGGTGGTGAATTTCGACACCCTAAACACAGGCTCAACGATCCCCTGAAGGAGTTGGGATGCTTCTTCGGTCCAGTATGCAAACCTCTGTCCATGcctttgaaaatatatgtaaatgtatatgaactCTATGTAATAGCTTTAGCTAACTTAATACAGCCAAGATACTGAAATTATATCTGTAGAATCTATCATACCCTTCTAGGCAAAATCTTTCCATGAGGTTAATGCACCACCACTGGCGAATCAATGGCACCTcctcctaaaacacacaaacacacaaaaaaaatgcacacataccAGTAGTTCAATGACATACTTGTGTGAAAATCCAGCTTACCTCTGTGAATGTTAAGGGACATGATGTGCAGATGCTGAGAGcatactgtgaaacacaaataacactgtaagactttggttttattatctaacagctttgataaattaaacattcttaCCATCAGCATGTAGACACCACAAGAATCCCCACTGGACTGTTGAGGAAAAAACTGGAAAAGGAAAAGTGCATCCACAGttagtttaaaaaacaactgcaaTTTTTAGGTAAGGGATGA contains:
- the LOC130571258 gene encoding structural maintenance of chromosomes protein 5-like produces the protein MLMYALSICTSCPLTFTEEEVPLIRQWWCINLMERFCLEGHGQRFAYWTEEASQLLQGIVEPVFRVSKFTTTKLSPSRRVVDDKDIDKVQQPTIVRDLNTAWYWVQNHRHLFRGEVTEPAFLQMNRGDQQNAIKNLLGGQFSEAKDAFLFIFHYQEDMETFLSYCVDDQGLKVNAMFYKEK